CAATCTCGAACCAAATCTGCAAAAAAGGGGACGAGGAGGAGCCAGAGGTGGGCGGCACAGGAGTGAAGTTCAGCTGTATGAAGGATTGATGCGCATTTGTTATTAGATGTTGATCAAGAGGCACAGGCACAGGTACGgctgatgatgatgattctTTGTACATTGGTAGATTCagtaattttgaaataaaactCTTATGTATTAGAGGTTGGAAAATACTAGAAAAAGACGCGGACTGTAAGGAGTGACCTAGCGTTATTGATAAAGATTGGGAAATAGAGTCGGAAGGGGAGAGAGATGGTATATTTTTAGACAAGGAAGATTCGAATTGGCTGACCTGCGCATCTGTCAATTCTGGTGTGGCGTTTTCAGTGGGAGTCATCAGATCTGTGCAATTTTTAGGGACAACTGACTGTAATCTTGCCCAATCTTGTGACTTGTTTAGCCAGTCCAAGTTCTCTAGAGTATTGTTGAACGGATAGAGTTCTGTCTTGAGTGCTGGTGAGGCTATTGTGTGGTGGTGTTGAGTTGTGTTAGGATTAGAAGCGACGGcatttaataaaaagacTTTGGCCATGgatattttcttggtgCTTAGGGCTGAAATCTTGTACATTTGCAAGTCCGGGAggtattcaaaaaaagtgtgAGTTTCCTTCTGAATAAGGTTGATGACGTCTTTTGATGGCATGAGGGAATACATACGCACATTTTCATGAGTGATGTTTGACCATATTTTGTTTAAGGATATTTCTGCGTATTTGAGCAAGCTAGGCGAACCCTTGACGGTCAATTCGTTATCCTGAATGGAGATGATGAATGTCAGCCCGAGCTTATTGAAGTTGGTGAGTATTTTACCATTTTGAGTGATGagtaaaaggaaaatttcTCTAGGAGAATCGAACTGGAAAGTCAATGATGTGGACTTGATGCCTGTGGGAGTGGTGGGTGTTGAAATTGGTTGGCAATTCcagattttttcaattatatATTGGGACAGCTTGCTTTTCTTCCAGTGCGTCAGATGTGAAGAGGAGTCTGGCTGATGTGTGGAGATGAACTCGCGCAGTTGGTAGCGATTGTAGCTTGATGTAAGCGATTGGAGAAGGGCATTGTATTCCAGGGAGGGCAGACTGGCGCTTGTCGGTTTCTTCAATCGGATGGAGTTCAATGCGGAATCTAGTGAATTCTGCTTTTCGAAGACAAGGAGTTTCGAGCCGAAATCGAGGTTGTTATCTCCAGTTTCCTTATGGCTACGTTTCTTAGACGGCCTGTGTCTAGGCTGCTTCTGATCATTTTTCACTAGCCCAGATTGGGTAGGGTTCAAGACGACGAATTTCAGATTTTGCGgcagtttcttcttcccATGAAGGGGCGAGCTTGGGCCTGAGCTTGAATAAAGACGGTAAGTAAGACGGGCGAGCTTTTTGTTGAATTTCCACATATGCTTACTCTATATTTTCTCCAGTGCCTTCAAGCTCCGTATATATTATGTACTAGTTTTATTACATTAAAGATAcataactttttttttttttttcagttcaCTGAAATAAGAAAAGGCGGGCGAGgtgaaaaacaaaaaaaaaagtatagAGAAACAGAAGTGGAAGAAGAGCTAGGAAAGCACAGCGCATACGACGGTCACCTAGGATGGAGCACCAACAATTGCGGAAGTACGTCGAATTGTACAATAAGGAGGTCGAGGAATTCTACAATGGTGCCGCGTCAGGCCGCCCAGCTGAGTTCCATCCTTCCAAAGTACATGTAAAGAGCATCCATGAAAAGGCGGGTACCGCCAATGCTGGTGTAGAAATCTCTAGCGTTGGTGTAGACTGGGACAGCGAGGAGAAGAATACCTTTTTCTGGTGCCTTTCACGCTATAGTATCCACCGTGTAGACGAGTGGCGCTCATTGTTGCCTCGGAAGAGCGCCATGGAGATTCTAGGTTATTACAGGTTGTTAAGGAGAGCGAGTGCGAGCGCGAGATCGCGTAAGGCGGGTGACGACGGAGCGCCCATTGCGTACGAAATGAGCGCTGAGTGGGTTGCCCTGGAGACAAAACTGAGCGAGACAGTGATGGCCATCACGGAAGGCGCAGCCGAGGTTGCCGATGAGGAAGGACACTGCGAGGGCCTTATCGATTATGAAAGCTGGAAACGCAGGTGGGTGGCCATCTACTCGCACAGCCGTATCGCGGAGATAAGACCCTTGCCCCGCCACGCGCTGCCGCTATCGCGCAGCGCGACGCAGACTTTGGAGCGCTGCGTAAGTCGCTACACACGTACATTGCTGTGGTGCACGGCCCTTGCGGGTATGGCTTCCCGCAGCGTCAGCGCCAGGGCGGCCGAATCTCGAGGACACAAGTCGCTACCGACGGTGGTAACTCGCCGGCAAGTTGAGCGTGCACTATGCACAGAAGCCCGATCACGTGACCTACACGTGCTTCCAAGGCGCATTGTTTTGACACTGCGCAAATGGGAACTAGACTATCCGCGAGAGGGCAAACTGTTCCGCACCAAGGAGATGGCACATCTGTTTCTACAAAGCCAGTTGTCCAGACGGGATGCGCCCCCAGTCCATCAAGACgaaaatcaagaaaatcaagaaaatcaagaaaatcaagaacAAGATAACACTGCAAGTGAAGGTGAAAGCGAGGCAGAAAGGGATGAAATCGACGAAGCGGACTTGTTCCGATCAGCATTACATGAAAATCAGTTGCTAAAATGGTTATCCAAATGAGACACAATGCGAAAAATCGCGCAGGGAcataatttttgttttcattattctttCGCTTATTCCCTCCGTTAGCTCCACCGCTTTTTTGATTGGAATTTCCTTTCGGCAATGGCTTTCCGGTTACCACGCCTCGGGTTTCGCATCCCGAAAAGCATATCTacacaagaaaaatgaatgataaaCAATTGATGAGTGGCGCTATTTCCCTTATCATCTCATTATTGTACTTAGTATCGTCTATTATCAGGAGAAATCGCATGAACTAAGCCCATTTTCTCACCCTTCTGCCTTCTTATATAAAGCTTGCTGGGAACCGAACACAAACTCCACAAGTCCGTAGCAGCTCTTCTCTTTTGTCTTTTATATATCATAAACATCGCTACATAGTAATAACACTAACGCACGCTAGAAATGATAGCTTCCAAAAGCTCCTTATTAGTTACTAAATCGCGCATACCCTCTCTATGCTTTCCTTTGATAAAGAGGTCCTATGTGTCAAAGACTCCGACACACTCTAACACGGCTGCTAATCTGATGGTTGAAACTCCGGCCGCCAATGCCAACGGCAATAGTGTGATGGCACCTCCTAACTCAATCAATTTTCTACAGACACTTCCCAAGAAGGAACTATTCCAACTGGGATTCATCGGTATTGCGACCTTGAACAGCTTCTTCCTGAACACGATCATTAAGTTGTTCCCTTACATCCCCATCCCAGTAATAAAATTCTTCGTCTCTTCTTTATACTGTGGCGGTGAGAACTTTAAAGAGGTCATCGAATGCGGCAAACGTCTGCAGAAGAGAGGTATATCGAACATGATGCTTTCATtaactattgaaaattccGAAGGTACAAAGAGTTTGTCCAGTACTCCAGTAGACCAAATTGTCAAGGAAACAATCAGCTCTGTCCACAACATCCTACTGCCCAATATTATTGGCCAGCTGGAATCTAAGCCAATCAATGACATTGCTCCAGGTTATATCGCTCTAAAACCCTCTGCTTTGGTCGATAACCCTCACGAGGTTCTGTACAATTTCAGTAATCCCGCCTACAAGGCTCAAAGGGATCAGCTGATCGAGAACTGCTCTAAGATTACAAAAGAGATTTTTGAACTAAATCAATCTTTGTTAAAGAAGTACCCTGAAAGAAAGGCCCCATTTATGGTTTCCACTATTGACGCTGAGAAGTATGATTTGCAGGAGAATGGTGTTTACGAATTACAGAGAAtcttatttcaaaaattcaatcCCACTTCATCTAAACTGATATCATGTGTCGGTACTTGGCAGTTGTACCTAAGGGACTCTGGTGACCATATTTTGCACGAATTGAAGCTGGCCCAAGAAAACGGCTATAAGCTTGGGCTGAAACTGGTTCGTGGTGCTTATATTCATTCTGAAAAAAACCGTAACCAAATTATCTTTGGCGATAAAACGGGCACTGACGAAAATTACGATCGTATCATCACTCAAGTTGTCAATGATTTAATCATCAATGGCGAGGATTCTTATTTTGGTCACTTGGTTGTCGCCTCTCATAATTACCAATCCCAAATGCTCGTTACTAATTTGCTAAAATCTACCCAAGACAACTCTTATGCCAAATCGAACATTGTGTTGGGGCAATTACTAGGTATGGCAGATAATGTTACCTATGACCTAATTACCAACCATGGCGCTAAAAACATAATCAAGTATGTCCCATGGGGCCCACCATTGGAAACTAAAGATTATCTTTTGAGAAGATTGCAAGAAAACGGGGATGCTGTGAGATCTGATAATGGCTGGCCATTAATCAAGGCCATAGCAAAGTCGATTCCAAAAAGAGTAGGCCTATGAGAGGACTATAATATATActccaatttcaaagacaaaccaaaaaaccaaaaaaaaaaaaaagtatgcATACATAATTCTGATGTTCTAGTTATACATATTATATATAAGTAATGATAATAACACTAATAGTAAAGTAAACGCACGGATATCAAGAGTTAATATACTTGAACCACTTAAATAACAATCTGTTGGTAAAGCTTTCTTCCTATTGATTATGGGTTCGAATAGTACCAGATGTTTTGCCAATCCTAAATCGGTAGGAAAGTGGCTTGTCGTCGTCAGGCTTATTATCAACTCTTATGCACAAGAAAGGTACTCATCTTCTATAAACTACATAAGACCTGAATCTAATCAAAGGGAGAAAGCGCAGAACATCAGATTTAAAGCGGTTTTGCTTGATACACTCAGCCTTGTCTCTTTGTAAGGATTTTGGGGTACCTATGAATAATACATCTAGTAGTGTTAGTAAACCAACGTATGGGATTTTGGGATACATAGTTTTCCAGTGTTTCTTATCCGTGATAGTTTAATGGTCAGAATGGGCGCTTGTCGCGTGCCAGATCGGGGTTCAATTCCCCGTCGCggagaatttttttaagcTTCTATTAAAGaagctttttttcacttATATCTGATGGATGATGAATAGCTAGTTCAAACGGAAATCTTTGATAAAGCTatatcaaaattcaaagcCCAATAAGTCAGTATCATGAAGTTTATAGCATTAATATCAGGTGGGAAGGACTCGTTCtacaatatttttcactGCCTGAAGAACAACCATGAATTGATTGCCCTGGGAAATATATACCCAAAAGAATCAGAAGAGCAAGAATTAGACTCTTTCATGTTCCAAACAGTAGGACATGACTTAATAGACTATTATTCTAAATGTATTGGTGTTCCACTATTTAGACGCTCAATATTACGGAACACTTCTAACAACGTCGAGTTGAATTATACTGCTACTCaggatgatgaaattgaagaacTATTTGAACTTCTAAGAACTGTCAAAGATAAAATTCCAGATTTAGAAGCTGTTAGTGTAGGTGCCATCTTATCGTCTTACCAGAGGACCAGAGTGGAAAATGTTTGTTCCAGATTGGGTCTAGTAGTGCTAAGCTATTTATGGCAAAGGGATCAAGCCGAACTAATGGGTGAAATGTGCCTTATGTCCAAGGATGTTAACAATGTTGAAAACGATACTAATTCAGGAAATAAATTTGACGCCAGGATAATCAAGGTGGCAGCAATTGGATTGAACGAGAAACATTTAGGAATGTCCTTGCCTATGATGCAACCGGTGTTACAGAAACTTAACCAACTTTATCAAGTTCATATCTGTGGAGAGGGTGGGGAGTTTGAGACAATGGTCTTGGATGCCCCTTTTTTCCAACATGGATACTTGGAATTAATTGATATTGTCAAATGTAGCGATGGTGAAGTTCACAATGCAAGGTTAAAGGTAAAATTTCAACCGCGTAATTTGAGCAAAAGTTTTTTACTCAACCAATTAGATCAATTACCTGTACCTTCGATTTTTGGTAATAATTGGCAAGATTTAACCCAAAATTTGCCAAAGCAACAAGCTAAAACAGGAGAAcaaagatttgaaaatcaCATGTCGAATGCTCTACCACAAACGACAATCAATAAAACCAATGATAAGTTGTACATCTCTAACCTACAATCACGTAAAAGTGAGACGGTCGAGAAGCAAAGTGAAGATATTTTTACTGAGCTAGCCGACATTCTGCATTCCAACCAGATTCCACGGAATCATATTTTATCTGCGTCATTATTAATTAGAGATATGTCTAATTTCGGaaaaatcaacaaaatatACAATGAATTTTTAGATTTGTCAAAATACGGACCTTTGCCACCATCAAGAGCATGCGTAGGTTCGAAGTGCTTGCCAGAAGATTGTCACGTACAGTTATcagttgttgttgatgtaaaaaatacaggcaaagaaaaaatcaacaagAATAAGGGCGGACTACATGTTCAAGGCCGTTCATATTGGGCTCCATGTAATATCGGACCATATTCCCAAAGTACTTGGTTAAACGATGATGCAAACCAAGTCAGTTTTATCAGTGGGCAAATCGGACTAGTACCGCAGTCAATGGAAATATTAGGAACACCTCTCACTGACCAAATAGTTTTGGCATTACAACATTTTGATACTTTGTGTGAAACAATAGGAGCTCAAGAAAAGTTACTCATGACATGCTATATTTCAGACGAATCGGTTCTCGACTCTGTCATCAAAACATGGGCGTTTTATTGTTCAAATATGAATCATAGATCAGATCTATGGATGGACAAATCTGatgatgttgaaaaatgcCTAGTTCTTGTAAAGATTTCTGAATTACCTAGAGGCGCTGTTGCAGAATTTGGTGGTGTTACTTGTAAGAGATTAATAGTGGACGATAATGATTCCgacaagaaagaaaggGAAGAGAATGATGATGTTTCAACCGTATTCCAGAAATTGAATTTGAATATTGAAGGTTTTCATAACACTACAGTTAGTGCGTTTGGATATAATAGAAACTTTATTACGGGATTTGTAGATAGTAGAGAGGAGTTAGAACTTATCTTGGAAAAAACCCCAAAATCAGCCCAGATTACCCTCTATTATAATCCCAAAGAAATCATCACTTTCCACCATCACATTGGATACTATCCGGTGGAGAAACTTTTTGATTACCGTGGTAAAGAACACCGCTTTGGGTTGCATATTCGTTCCTAACTCCAAATGTAGGCCTTATATTTTATAAACTTAATAGATATACGCTGTCCACGCTCCTGGCGGTGTAAATGATAGACAGATCCCAAATATGTTAGCAAATCATAGGAACAACACCATATTGTGAACACGTAAAATTTAGAATACGCCGCACAATTAAGGTGTGTTCTGTAATAATTTGATTATTGATGATGGTTTAGGAACCAATATtcatataaaaaaatgatcaTTCTATAAAATACCTTATCGTAACACTTGTACCATGCTACTAACACTGTATATATTTCTGACCCCTAAGAAAAAGCACCTGAATAAGCTAAAGACCAAGTTAAGCTTTGCCCATTGTCTAGGAAATTTCTGTTGAAATCAGGTTGGCTGAAAAAGTCGTACGAAAATTTTGGATCAAGCAGAGCCATATTTAACATGATTATTCCTTTCCAACCGTCATTCACTTGATCAATTATCGGctgcattttttcttcccaCTCCTCTTTGACAAAATTTGGTGTTCTGACCCATGAAGATGCTGATGTTATAGGAATGGCGTGAATCATATGAATGTATTGAGGCTCCATGCCAAAATACGTGGCGTgatcaattttattttcgaaTAAAATACCACTAACTTTATTACCAATAAATTCTTTCGGTTGGACAGTATTATTGCTTTCGTATAGGAAGTAGCTCTGGAAAACATTTCTCATGATGCCGAGTTGTAAGTTCGCTATGTCAGTTAACTTAGAATTTCCAGTTACCAACCCCCACAATTTTATCGCATAGCAAGAATTGACATCTTCTGAAGTAGATTCTTCATCTTTACCGTCACCACTTGGAAATAGTCCTTTGGCCCATGAATGGCCATTAAACCAATCAAATGACCTAAATTGAGGGAAGTACGGATCATCGTTGTCAACACCAGAGTAATCTCTAATTAAGCACTCAACCCAATCTCTATTATTTTCTAACCAGGAGTTGTTAGTAACTCCACTTAAATCAGAATCGACTAAAGAGATAATGGCAGCCGTTATGACATGATAAgagtaatgaaaatgatgatcATTATAATAAGAGTTACCAAAGTCTTGGCTAGAAGAGCCTGATGAAATTATGCCTTTCCAACTAACGTCGTAATTTAAAGGTAAGACTTGCTGATTGCTGATGAATCTCTCCATTGCAATAGTCAGTTTAGATaataattcttttgttaaattttcatcatgAAGGATGTAATGTGTCACATAAAGAATCCACGCATACTTTGCAAGTATCTTACCAGAGAAATACATAGAATCTATGTTTGATTCTTGTTGAGGGTCACTCAATTGAACTTCTTGAACAGCAGCTTCCCGAATTTTAGATAGCTTTTCTTGACTGTAATCTGCCTTCTTATTCAAAGATAACGCGACAGGTTCAAAGCCCAATTCTTGAGGTACTTGAACCTGCATATCAAAACTGTTTGTGAGATAACCAGTCATTAAGCCTTTAACTGTGGAATCCAGGCTTGAGGCAATTTCACGTTCCTGCATTTCTGGTGTGAATGCCGCTTTATGATGTGGTAAAGCATACATTAGAGTAGTTCCAGACTGCGAGTAGCCTGCAACCGTATAGTTAAATCTGTAATTTGTGAAATGTTCATCAACAGTTTGCCCTGATAGGTCACAGTATACTGGATAACAGCCCGCTGCCATGTCAATACTGGGGACGGAGTCTGCAGATAATTGACAGATAAGACCATTGATTTTATGAGATGATATTATTGTATTGCTGTCGAGTaatgaaatttgaaaatcttGTGGAAAAGAGTAATCAGGTGAGGTCAAATAAAGTATCCAATTCCTATTATTCTCAAGTTGTATATTATATTTACCATATCTTTCATTCACGCTTATGCGCTCTAAGCTCCTGAAACCAACGGCGCTTCTTAATTCAAAACCCAAATCGTGGTAAATAGCCGTGACAAAGCCCATCCCCTGAACCAGCGGGAATTCTATAAACTGGGAACTACTCAAAGACATTAGTAAGCACATGGACATATGTTTCATATCCCGGAATTCAAGCTTGATATCATTTGAAGAGACAAATTCCCTGGCCTTGAATACAAATGATTTTATATTTGTGGGATTGAAGTAGAATCTGGGAGGATTTGTAGTTGTATCAAAAACCCTTTGAGACGCTAAAGTATGATTGGCGGCCAAACCAAACAATTCTGGATCACGAGAAAACCAAATTGAATAAGGATGTGTCCATATAGGTTGTGTATTATCGTCTAATAACATGTTTGTGTAGAACTTGTTTGTCTCCAATGGATCAACAGATTGATCATCAATATTCGGCTTTGGTACCGGGTGTTGAACTTTGTTGAAGACGGAAGGAGGAGCTTTTAAGTTAGAAAGGACAGGtgattgaaaaatattgtcACTATTCACCTGGCTGTCAGCTAAAGGGTTAGAACTGCTTGGTGTGCGCAGTGATTCACCTGCCACCCTATTTTCTCGAGGTTTACTGGAGTTCTCAGAAGAACAAACTGGTGGCTGAACATTTGCGCGAGGTGGTAAGGGAGGAGGTCCTCTATTGGTAGTACCGCCAGGTCTATTAGGAACAGGTGGAGGAATGGCTTGCCTACTGTAACACATCTTTTTACTTCTcgtatttatttatttttgtttttatgATACTAGCACTTTTCAGAAATTCatgaattttatttatggttccaagaaaaaaacttcaaagaaatgagTACTAGAATGATATAtccacaaaaaaaaaaagagcagA
Above is a genomic segment from Saccharomyces cerevisiae S288C chromosome XII, complete sequence containing:
- the SLS1 gene encoding Sls1p (Mitochondrial membrane protein; coordinates expression of mitochondrially-encoded genes; may facilitate delivery of mRNA to membrane-bound translation machinery) produces the protein MWKFNKKLARLTYRLYSSSGPSSPLHGKKKLPQNLKFVVLNPTQSGLVKNDQKQPRHRPSKKRSHKETGDNNLDFGSKLLVFEKQNSLDSALNSIRLKKPTSASLPSLEYNALLQSLTSSYNRYQLREFISTHQPDSSSHLTHWKKSKLSQYIIEKIWNCQPISTPTTPTGIKSTSLTFQFDSPREIFLLLITQNGKILTNFNKLGLTFIISIQDNELTVKGSPSLLKYAEISLNKIWSNITHENVRMYSLMPSKDVINLIQKETHTFFEYLPDLQMYKISALSTKKISMAKVFLLNAVASNPNTTQHHHTIASPALKTELYPFNNTLENLDWLNKSQDWARLQSVVPKNCTDLMTPTENATPELTDAQVSQFESSLSKNIPSLSPSDSISQSLSITLGHSLQSASFSSIFQPLIHKSFISKLLNLPMYKESSSSAVPVPVPLDQHLITNAHQSFIQLNFTPVPPTSGSSSSPFLQIWFEIDEFDNIVTTSMRPLLKLQENSVILRTPQCQTDYKITSDYIQDLLPDFDQTNPDAWLSEQKGLQEFLLKSHWKLNKYQNLMKKINISLPDNLIQQYQLTDVLTHRVLNLRFPTNTAQDDKYIIQYSDISRGFLNNGSYRQLDFINVNPSETSLKTFINDVLSF
- the ACF2 gene encoding endo-1,3(4)-beta-glucanase (Intracellular beta-1,3-endoglucanase; expression is induced during sporulation; may have a role in cortical actin cytoskeleton assembly; protein abundance increases in response to DNA replication stress), with translation MCYSRQAIPPPVPNRPGGTTNRGPPPLPPRANVQPPVCSSENSSKPRENRVAGESLRTPSSSNPLADSQVNSDNIFQSPVLSNLKAPPSVFNKVQHPVPKPNIDDQSVDPLETNKFYTNMLLDDNTQPIWTHPYSIWFSRDPELFGLAANHTLASQRVFDTTTNPPRFYFNPTNIKSFVFKAREFVSSNDIKLEFRDMKHMSMCLLMSLSSSQFIEFPLVQGMGFVTAIYHDLGFELRSAVGFRSLERISVNERYGKYNIQLENNRNWILYLTSPDYSFPQDFQISLLDSNTIISSHKINGLICQLSADSVPSIDMAAGCYPVYCDLSGQTVDEHFTNYRFNYTVAGYSQSGTTLMYALPHHKAAFTPEMQEREIASSLDSTVKGLMTGYLTNSFDMQVQVPQELGFEPVALSLNKKADYSQEKLSKIREAAVQEVQLSDPQQESNIDSMYFSGKILAKYAWILYVTHYILHDENLTKELLSKLTIAMERFISNQQVLPLNYDVSWKGIISSGSSSQDFGNSYYNDHHFHYSYHVITAAIISLVDSDLSGVTNNSWLENNRDWVECLIRDYSGVDNDDPYFPQFRSFDWFNGHSWAKGLFPSGDGKDEESTSEDVNSCYAIKLWGLVTGNSKLTDIANLQLGIMRNVFQSYFLYESNNTVQPKEFIGNKVSGILFENKIDHATYFGMEPQYIHMIHAIPITSASSWVRTPNFVKEEWEEKMQPIIDQVNDGWKGIIMLNMALLDPKFSYDFFSQPDFNRNFLDNGQSLTWSLAYSGAFS
- the RRN5 gene encoding Rrn5p (Protein involved in transcription of rDNA by RNA polymerase I; transcription factor, member of UAF (upstream activation factor) family along with Rrn9p and Rrn10p) — protein: MEHQQLRKYVELYNKEVEEFYNGAASGRPAEFHPSKVHVKSIHEKAGTANAGVEISSVGVDWDSEEKNTFFWCLSRYSIHRVDEWRSLLPRKSAMEILGYYRLLRRASASARSRKAGDDGAPIAYEMSAEWVALETKLSETVMAITEGAAEVADEEGHCEGLIDYESWKRRWVAIYSHSRIAEIRPLPRHALPLSRSATQTLERCVSRYTRTLLWCTALAGMASRSVSARAAESRGHKSLPTVVTRRQVERALCTEARSRDLHVLPRRIVLTLRKWELDYPREGKLFRTKEMAHLFLQSQLSRRDAPPVHQDENQENQENQENQEQDNTASEGESEAERDEIDEADLFRSALHENQLLKWLSK
- the PUT1 gene encoding proline dehydrogenase (Proline oxidase; nuclear-encoded mitochondrial protein involved in utilization of proline as sole nitrogen source; PUT1 transcription is induced by Put3p in the presence of proline and the absence of a preferred nitrogen source), with translation MIASKSSLLVTKSRIPSLCFPLIKRSYVSKTPTHSNTAANLMVETPAANANGNSVMAPPNSINFLQTLPKKELFQLGFIGIATLNSFFLNTIIKLFPYIPIPVIKFFVSSLYCGGENFKEVIECGKRLQKRGISNMMLSLTIENSEGTKSLSSTPVDQIVKETISSVHNILLPNIIGQLESKPINDIAPGYIALKPSALVDNPHEVLYNFSNPAYKAQRDQLIENCSKITKEIFELNQSLLKKYPERKAPFMVSTIDAEKYDLQENGVYELQRILFQKFNPTSSKLISCVGTWQLYLRDSGDHILHELKLAQENGYKLGLKLVRGAYIHSEKNRNQIIFGDKTGTDENYDRIITQVVNDLIINGEDSYFGHLVVASHNYQSQMLVTNLLKSTQDNSYAKSNIVLGQLLGMADNVTYDLITNHGAKNIIKYVPWGPPLETKDYLLRRLQENGDAVRSDNGWPLIKAIAKSIPKRVGL
- the DPH6 gene encoding diphthine--ammonia ligase (Diphthamide synthetase; catalyzes the last amidation step of diphthamide biosynthesis using ammonium and ATP; evolutionarily conserved in eukaryotes; dph6 mutants exhibit diphthine accumulation and resistance to sordarin, which is indicative of defects in diphthamide formation on EF2; green fluorescent protein (GFP)-tagged protein localizes to the cytoplasm; DPH6/YLR143W is not an essential gene) gives rise to the protein MKFIALISGGKDSFYNIFHCLKNNHELIALGNIYPKESEEQELDSFMFQTVGHDLIDYYSKCIGVPLFRRSILRNTSNNVELNYTATQDDEIEELFELLRTVKDKIPDLEAVSVGAILSSYQRTRVENVCSRLGLVVLSYLWQRDQAELMGEMCLMSKDVNNVENDTNSGNKFDARIIKVAAIGLNEKHLGMSLPMMQPVLQKLNQLYQVHICGEGGEFETMVLDAPFFQHGYLELIDIVKCSDGEVHNARLKVKFQPRNLSKSFLLNQLDQLPVPSIFGNNWQDLTQNLPKQQAKTGEQRFENHMSNALPQTTINKTNDKLYISNLQSRKSETVEKQSEDIFTELADILHSNQIPRNHILSASLLIRDMSNFGKINKIYNEFLDLSKYGPLPPSRACVGSKCLPEDCHVQLSVVVDVKNTGKEKINKNKGGLHVQGRSYWAPCNIGPYSQSTWLNDDANQVSFISGQIGLVPQSMEILGTPLTDQIVLALQHFDTLCETIGAQEKLLMTCYISDESVLDSVIKTWAFYCSNMNHRSDLWMDKSDDVEKCLVLVKISELPRGAVAEFGGVTCKRLIVDDNDSDKKEREENDDVSTVFQKLNLNIEGFHNTTVSAFGYNRNFITGFVDSREELELILEKTPKSAQITLYYNPKEIITFHHHIGYYPVEKLFDYRGKEHRFGLHIRS